One part of the Lotus japonicus ecotype B-129 chromosome 2, LjGifu_v1.2 genome encodes these proteins:
- the LOC130739023 gene encoding uncharacterized protein LOC130739023, with amino-acid sequence MFGSSEEAGMFTVHRTVGSVLCCKCGIPMQPNAANMCVKCLRSEVDITEGLLKRLVLVHCPECESYLQPPRTWIKLQLESKELLTFCLKKLQKNMSSSKVRMVHAEFIWTEPHSKRIKVNVKVQKEVLNGAILEQSYLVEYVQQEHLCESCSKVAANPDQWVAAVQLRQHVSHRRTFFYLEQLILKHGAAASAIRIKQMDEGIDFYFSNRSHGVKFVEFIGKVAPIKSRSDKQLVSHDTKSNEYNYKHTFSVEISPICREDLICLPPKVALSLGNLGPIVICTKVTNSIALLDPFTLRYCFLDADQYWRSSFKSLLTSRQLVEYIVLDVEVVSSEVTVGGTKYVLADAQVARVSDFGKNDTIFSIKTHLGHLLNPGDYALGYDLYGANNNDIELDKYKGLILPDAILVKKSYEEKRQKKRGKARSWKLKSLNMEVDDKVARADPDKMHSEYEQFLKDLEENPDLRFNISLYRNKEYQPSEIASVTDGEELPSVPLEELLADLELGEDEDEEDDMME; translated from the coding sequence ATGTTTGGTTCATCAGAAGAAGCTGGTATGTTCACGGTTCATCGAACCGTCGGCAGCGTTTTGTGTTGCAAATGTGGAATTCCGATGCAACCGAACGCTGCCAACATGTGTGTCAAGTGTCTGCGCTCTGAAGTGGACATCACAGAGGGGCTCCTCAAGCGGCTCGTGCTCGTGCACTGCCCCGAGTGTGAGAGTTACTTGCAGCCGCCGAGGACTTGGATCAAGCTTCAATTGGAATCCAAGGAGCTGCTCACATTCTGTTTGAAGAAGTTGCAGAAGAATATGAGCTCCAGCAAAGTGAGGATGGTGCATGCTGAGTTTATCTGGACTGAGCCTCATTCCAAGAGGATTAAGGTTAATGTCAAGGTTCAGAAGGAGGTTTTGAATGGGGCGATTCTCGAACAGTCTTATCTGGTTGAGTATGTTCAGCAGGAACATCTGTGTGAATCTTGTTCCAAGGTGGCGGCTAACCCGGATCAGTGGGTTGCGGCTGTGCAACTCAGGCAACATGTTTCTCATAGGCGAACCTTCTTTTATTTGGAGCAGCTGATTCTGAAGCACGGTGCTGCTGCCAGTGCTATAAGGATCAAACAGATGGATGAGGGCATTGACTTCTATTTCTCTAATAGAAGCCATGGTGTCAAGTTTGTGGAATTTATAGGGAAAGTAGCTCCTATAAAGAGCCGTAGTGATAAGCAGCTTGTTTCTCATGATACAAAGAGTAATGAATACAACTACAAACATACATTTTCTGTTGAAATCAGCCCCATTTGCCGTGAGGATTTAATCTGTCTGCCTCCTAAAGTTGCTCTAAGTTTGGGAAATCTTGGCCCAATTGTGATTTGCACTAAGGTTACCAACAGCATTGCTTTGCTTGATCCATTCACCTTGAGGTACTGTTTCTTAGATGCTGATCAGTATTGGAGGTCATCCTTCAAGTCTTTACTTACTAGCAGACAGTTAGTGGAGTATATAGTCCTGGATGTGGAGGTTGTGTCATCTGAGGTTACTGTTGGTGGCACGAAATATGTTTTAGCTGATGCCCAAGTGGCTCGTGTGTCAGATTTTGGAAAGAATGACACAATATTTTCCATCAAGACTCATCTTGGCCATCTTTTAAATCCTGGTGATTATGCTCTTGGTTATGACCTATATGGGGCTAATAATAACGACATTGAATTGGACAAATACAAAGGACTTATCCTTCCTGATGCAATTTTAGTAAAGAAGAGTTATGAAGAGAAGCGCCAGAAGAAACGTGGGAAGGCTCGTTCATGGAAGCTTAAATCACTCAACATGGAGGTTGATGATAAGGTGGCTAGAGCTGACCCAGACAAGATGCACTCAGAATACGAACAATTCTTAAAGGATCTGGAAGAAAACCCCGACCTGAGGTTCAACATATCACTGTACCGAAATAAAGAGTACCAGCCATCAGAGATAGCATCAGTGACTGATGGGGAAGAGCTTCCTTCTGTTCCCCTGGAGGAGCTACTGGCTGATCTTGAGCTGGGTGAGGACgaagatgaggaggacgacATGATGGAATAA
- the LOC130736915 gene encoding histidine-containing phosphotransfer protein 4-like, with the protein MEDVNIKYFHGNKFQGFLIPTQFQQLEQLQDEENPNFLKEVFSSYFMDTTRKYAEIEQNLHQESSGKQGEDMNRLIQRLRGSVLNIGALKALNEVNKMRYFFEEGNLEGFKAAFEQVKMENENLRVKIDPYFQLLEQVGSSGKEDIPGSLARSLAESFTLK; encoded by the exons ATGGAGGATGTCaacataaaatattttcatggaAACAAATTTCAA GGATTTCTAATTCCCACCCAGTTTCAACAGCTGGAGCAATTGCAAGATGAGGAAAATCCAAACTTTCTTAAGGAGGTTTTCTCTTCGTACTTCATGGATACCACTAGGAAGTATGCTGAAATTGAGCAAAATCT TCACCAGGAATCTTCAGGAAAGCAAGGGGAAGACATGAATAGGCTTATACAAAGACTTAGGGGAAGTGTGTTGAA CATTGGTGCTCTCAAGGCATTGAATGAAGTCAATAAGATGAGATATTTTTTCGAAGAAGGCAACTTGGAAGG GTTCAAAGCTGCTTTTGAACAAGTGAAAATGGAGAATGAAAATCTGCGGGTGAAAATTGATCCTTACTTTCAG TTGCTTGAGCAAGTAGGTTCATCTGGGAAAGAAGATATCCCTGGGTCCCTAGCTAGATCGTTAGCTGAGAGTTTTACCCTCAAGTGA
- the LOC130739025 gene encoding pseudo histidine-containing phosphotransfer protein 5-like has product MESSDDLQKKIAMMKQSFFDEGFLDPTQFQQLENLQDKEMPNFLKDVFSLYFMDATRKYAEIEQNLHQESSEKQRKDLNRLILKLKGSAMDIGALKTSNEVNKMIDFFKEGNMERFVASFEQVKIEDENLRVKMDPYFQLLEQEGSSGEEENPESLAVENRTLK; this is encoded by the exons ATGGAGAGTTCTGATGACTTGCAGAAAAAAATCGCAATGATGAAGCAGTCTTTCTTTGATGAG GGATTTCTGGATCCAACCCAATTTCAACAACTGGAGAATTTGCAAGACAAGGAAATGCCGAACTTTCTTAAGGATGttttctctttgtacttcatGGATGCAACTAGGAAGTATGCTGAAATTGAGCAAAACCT TCACCAAGAATCTTCAGAGAAGCAAAGGAAAGACTTGAATAGGCTTATTCTCAAACTCAAGGGAAGTGCGATGGA CATTGGTGCTCTGAAGACTTCAAATGAAGTTAATAAGATGATAGATTTTTTCAAAGAAGGCAATATGGAAAG GTTCGTGGCTTCTTTTGAACAAGTGAAGATAGAGGATGAAAATTTGAGGGTGAAAATGGATCCTTACTTTCAG TTGCTTGAGCAAGAAGGGTCCTCTGGGGAAGAAGAGAATCCTGAGTCCCTAGCTGTTGAGAATCGTACTCTCAAGTGA